The following DNA comes from cyanobiont of Ornithocercus magnificus.
GCCGAGTTGCATCTCAGCCGCTGTCGCCGCACAGCCTCGCCAGATTTTCTTCTCTGGCAAGAGCTTTTCAATCAGACCTTCCTCTAAGTGTCGGTCAGATGCTGTTCTCTTCCTCACCCATTGATTACACAATGCTTTCTAGTCGCTTGCAAAGACTGCAGCGAGACTTACCATCGACAACCCAACTGCTAGCTGTTAGTAAGGGCTATCCTGCATCTGCAGTTGCTGCACTAGCGAAAGCTGGCCAGAGAGACTTTGGTGAGAGCCGCCTCCAAGAGGCATTGGCCAAGCAGAAGCTCCTGGACGTTTTTCCGGGACTCCGCTGGCATTTTATCGGCCGGCTTCAGAGCAACAAGGTACGGCGTGTCGTGCGCCAGTTTAGTACCATCCATTCACTTGATAGTTCAGAGCTGTGTGAGCGGGTGTCCCGTATTGCTCTTGAGGAAAAATGTCAGCCAAAAGTCTTGTTCCAAGTCAAGTTTCGTGATGATCCTAACAAGGGCGGCTGGGTGCCAAACTCTCTCCGTCAGGCTTGGCCAGATCTCTTGAGGTTGGCTGGCATACATCCAATTGGTCTAATGACTATATGCCCACAGAGTCTGGATGAAAGTGGCCGACTCGATGTCTTCCGTGATTGCCGTGCCTTAGCTGATGAGCTTTTGCTGCCTGACTGCTCGATGGGCATGAGTAGCGACTGGCGGTTAGCAGTGAGTGAAGGAGCTACCTGGATAAGGTTGGGGTCATCTCTGTTTAGCCCTCGCCTAGCGGAAGTTATGTAACATCGCTGTCTAAGTGTAATCCGAATAGCCCATCTCAGAGAGTAAAGCCCAAAACTTGAACGTCATCTTGAAAGGAGCCCAACGGTGTCTCTAATTTCCCGTCTTCGTGCTGTCGTTGCTGGAGATGACTACCTCGTCAACGAGTATGATGAGCCTAACTATGATTCCCGTGAGCGGGACTCGGAGACCCTGACAGGGTCTGCAACATCCACAGGCAGTGGTACTCTCGCCAAAATTTCTGAATCCAGCTCCTTTGAATTTGGCAATGGCGCGCAAGGATCTAATGTAATCGGCATGCCTGGCATTAGCAGCACGGCTACTGAAGTCTACCTAATGAAGCCTCGCAACTTTGACGAAATGCCTAATGCTATCCAGGCACTGCGTGAGCGTAAAACGGTAATTCTCAACTTGACGATGATGGAGCCCGATCAAGCACAACGCGCAGTAGATTTTGTAGCTGGTGGTACTTTTGCTATTGACGGCCACCAAGAGCGAGTTGGCGAGAGCATTTTTCTATTTGCCCCTAGCTGTATAACAGTAGTTAATATCGGCCAGGAAGGAGCATCAGCTACAACTGCTCGCGACGCAATAGCGGACTCGGCAAATACTTCTACCTCGGGCAAAAACTGGGACAGCAATGTTACAGCCCTCTAAGCCTGGCTCAATCTCAATGCCAGCAATTGGTGTAGTTGGACTTGGTCAGATGGCTAAGGCCCTGATCAAGCCACTTCTACAATGTGGTGTACTGCAACCCTCAGAGCTTCTCGCTATTGTTAATACTACAACCAGCTGCCAGCACTCACTCAAGACCTTGCCAAAAGGCATAACTGTCTACACAGCTGACGACCCTGTCGCTGTTAAAGTTTGGCAAACTCCAATGCAGCTTCTAGCAGTAAAGCCACAGCAGTTAGCCCAGGTTGCAGCTTCCTGCCCATCCAAGTCTCTTATTGCGCAAGAAGAGCAACCCTTATTAGTTTCTATTCTAGCCGGTGTATGCCTGCGACAGCTGCAAGATTACTTTCCTTCTCACGCCTGTGTCCGCGTTGTTCCCAGCATAACATTATTAGCTGGTGCAGGCTTGACCGGCATAGCCTGGGGGGATAATATACACAATAACCATCAACGTTGGGCCCTACAGCTTTTCCAGGCTGTGGGTGAGGTCCTGGAACTACCAGAAAACCAGCTTGATGCCTTCTTGGCCCTTACCTCGTCAGGACCAGCATATGTAGCTCTTGTAGCTGAGGCAATGGCCGATGGTGCTGTTGCAGCTGGACTGCCACGGCAGCTCGCGCTGTACTTAGCCCATCGCACTCTGGCTGGTACTGCCACTTTACTTCAACTGCATGAGCTTCACCCTGCCCAGCTCAAGGATATGGTGACTTCACCAGCAGGTACTACAGCAGCGGCACTCCGTCACCTTGAGCGTGCTGGCTTGAGGTCTGCTTTAATCGAAGCAGTTATAGCAGCAGCTATACGTAGTAAGGAGCTCTCCGTAGAGTAGTGGATTACTACTTTAGGAGGCTCGACTTAGTAGCTACACTTCCCATTAGTCTAGCGTAGAGACGCTCGAGAGCATCAATATTGTCACTGAGGACGTAACGGTCTAGCACACGCTCACGTGCGCGTCGCCCTAGCTCGGCAGTAAGTATGGGTTGATCGCACAGTACAGGTAAGAGTGTGCGTAACTGGTTGGTCACTCCTTGAGTACTTAAGATAATGCCAGCTCCGCCGGCCAGCACCTCACCATCCGCACCAGCGTCGGTAGCTAAGCAAGCTGTGCCAGTTGCCATTGCCTCTAAGAGTGCCAAAGAAAGACCTTCCACTAAGCTGGGCAATACAAAGACCTCTGCACATTGCAGTAGAGCTACGCGCATCGCCTCCTCAGATTCATAGCCCCACCAGCTCACAGCTTCTATGTCATCGCTGCTATTTTCGAGGATACTGCGTTGTGGCCCATCACCAACAATTACTAGTCGGCATCCTGGCAATTTTACCAGTCTCCAGGCTCGCAGAAGCGCTTCAACATTTTTCTCAGTTGAGATCCTGCCCATATAGAGGAAGAGTCGCTGACCTCCTAGGCGTTGCCTCACACTATGGTGAGAACTATCGTCGCTAGCTGGCTGGGGAACCCAGCGGTATGGATCAACCCCGTTTGGGATCACTGCTAAACGACCCTCAGGCACACCAAGTCGCATCAATATCTTGGCCTGCAGACCCGAAAATACAACTACACTGTCGTAACGTGCTAAAGCTGGGGCGTAAAGTTGATATGTAAGTTGCTGAGTACCAGCGGTTAAATTACGCAGGCCAACATCGAAAGGCGGATGGAAAGTAGCAACTAAAGGAACTCCTAGCTGCTGGCACAGTTCCGGTAGCCGGAAGTCCAGAGGAGAGAGTGTCAAGCTGGCATGAACCAGGTCTGGCTGGAGGCGTTCTAGTGATTCGCGTAGCTCTCGCTGGGCTCTTGGGGATGGGATGGTGTAAACTTGCGAGCGTAGTAAGTAAGGTAAGCTCACCTCAGGGTCGTCTACTACAAGTGAATTTTCCTCACTCCCTCCACCTGCTGCCGACGGATTGTCAAAGTGTATAAAACTTGTTTGGTGACCTCGGTCCCGGAGTGCTTTAGTTGTCCTAGCCCCGTAGGTCACATTGCCGCAAAAAGGCGTCCTCTTACCTAGCCAGGCGATGTGCGCCACCTACAGCGGTCTCCAGGGAGGTGCTGAAAACTAGTAGTGTTCCCAGGGTCGCTCTAATAGAGCTGCGACTAAAGCTATTCCAGCAAGTAACCACAGCACCAGATTGAGTCCGTACCGGCTCACTAGAGTTCCAGCCAATACAAGAGGTAGACTAAGTGCAATGTTGGTTAGGTTGTTCTGAAGGCCAAATACTTTGCCACGCTTAGTTTCAGGGGTATCTTCCTGGATGATGGTCTGTGCTGGGATCGCCACCATTGCTGTACCAAAGCCAAAGACACCACAGAACAGGAGTGTCGGGCCAAGTAGACCGTTGAGCTGAGCTAACATCACTAGACTCCAGGTAATTATGCTTAGGCCGCTGCTAGTAAGTCTTCTTCGGCTGCAGTGATGACCAACCTGAGCCACCAATACAGAACCAAGGGCTATACCCAGACCGCTCATAGCTAGCAGCGTGCCGAATTGTGTTGGTCCGAGTTTTGGTATTATGGCAGCAAGAGAGATCGCAAGTACGTACATAGCTGCTAGTAAGCTATAGAGCAGTACTAGATGGAGTAATGCACCCCGGACACTTGATTGCTCCCTTAACACCTGTAACCCTTCGCCTACCTCTCTCCAGATGGTGTTGTCAGCCTGGACCTGTGGCGGCTTGCACGTTCTAATGCCGCTGAGACTAAGGGCGGCCATACCATAGCAAAATGGCAACAGTAAAAATTCGCCACCCGAAAGGCCAAGACGGATAAATCCCAATCGAAGTAACCTCAAGATGGGTTCCCCAAGAGCGAATCCTACAATTGTTGCTCCCATGCTGGTAGCTTGATAAAGTGAGTTAGCCGCCAACAGATGTCTTGGTGGGACTAGAAGTGTAATTGCAGCCTGTTCTGCTGGGGCGAAGAACTGTGTCAGAATTGACTCGAAAAAAGTCATTAACAACAAGGCCCAATAGCCCCAGCCCAATCCGAACCAGCAGGGGCCTGGCAAGAGGCAAAGTGGGGTTAGCAGTACCAATAGTGCCCGCAGAGCATTGGATCCAACCATGACTGGACGCTTAGACCACCGGTCTGCCCATACACCAGCCAAAGTTCCCAGTGCCATTGCTGGAATTGTGTTGGCTACATAAATCCCTGTTGCCAACAGGGTAATCATTTGGGACTGTGTTTTGAGATCTATCCGGATTGCGCTAGCAATCCCGTTCAAAATACTGTTGTCTTGTGGGATCTTGATTGCCCAGTACTGAGCAATCAAGTACACCATCAGGACTATGTAGAACTTATCTGCTAGTTGTGAAAAAATCTGCCCGATCCAGAGACGTCGAAATTGCCCTAGCCTGATAACAGCTTTTAGTCCTTGATCCCTTTTACTGCTGCTACTGTTTGTTACAGTACCTGGATTATTCAGCTGCAAACCACTCAAGGTCTCCAAACTAAACAGTTCATAATTGTGCATACTCTGTACCATCGAGCAACTTGCGCGGCGCGACTGTTCCGGCAATGGCCGACTTGAGTAACACCCTGGAACGCAAGCTTTGCCTCTCTGCCTCAGTGGACCTAATGTGAACATTTTGTTAGTTGGGATGTTTACCCCTGGGCAAGAATTCAGTGGCTAGAGCCTTATTGTCGAGATTGACGTAGCTCTTGCGCTAGCTGCGTTCCCCGGCTAGTACCCAGTAGCCCAGCTCCAGACTCCACCAGTTGCAGAACCTGGTTCAAGCTACTCACACCACCAACAGCTTTAATCGCGCAGCGACCACGACAGAGCTCGGCAAGTCTTTTGATCTGTATGTCGCTGACCACCGAACCGAAGCCATTCCCACTCTGGATACCCGTAGCTCCCGCGTCGATAGTAGCCTCGACTGCTAGAGCTAACGTATCTTCTGGTAATCTAGCTATATCAAGTACTACATGTACCGGGAGCCCTATAGCACTAACAGTGGCGATTTCCTCAGCGAAAGCATTCAGGTAGCCGTTATGCAATGCCCAGAAACTTGGTACTAGGTCAATGTTATCTGCACCTTGATCGGCTGCCCACTCTGCTTCTGCAAGCTTAAGGCTGGCTGATGTAGTACCGAAGGGAAAACCAACCACGGCCACTAGTCGCGTTTTACAAGCTGGTCCTAGTAACTCCCGGGCTACATTGAGCCGGTCGGGATAGGTACAAAAACCACCAAGCCCAAGGTGGCAAGCAGCACTGCAAGCCTCATGAAGTACTGCATCATTAGCATGAGGATCAAGCTGAGCATGGTGGATTATGGCAAGTAAATCCGGAACATCTTGAAGTCGCTTAGATCCGGACATAGCGAAACTCAATCCCGTGCTTGGATCACACCGTAACCCCCATGATTTCTCCGATAGATTACCTGCAATTGACCGCTTTCACCATCGCGGAAGAGATAGAAGTCATGGTCAATGAGATCTAACTGTTGGCGAGCTTGCTCGAGTGTCATAGGTGGCATAGCAAAGTACTTCCGGCGCACGCCAGGATCGGGAAGTTGCACTTCTCGGTCAGGGCTTAAAGGCGTATCAGCTGATGCTTCCTCAACTATTATATCACCAGCCAAGCTAGCTGAGCGTTTGTGACTAGCGCCGTGATGGTTGTTGTTGCGTTCCTTATAGCGGCGCAGCTGGCGGCATAGCTTGCCTGCAGCCAGGTCTATGCTGGCATAGAGATTCTCACTACGCTCCTGAGCTCGGATCACCGTACCATTTGCAAATACAGTGACTTCTGCAGTCTGCTGTGGCACTCGCGGATTGCGGGCAACGGAGAGATGGACATCTGCCTCCTTTACCAGATCTTCAAAATGTTGGATTGCTCGCGACAACTTGGATTCGGTGTAGTCGCGCAGGGCAGAGGTTAGTTCAAGGTTGCGACCATGAATTAGAAGCTTCATGGCATTCCTCCGATGCTGTCTCATATCCGCAACCTAGAGAGTCCAATCAACCATTCCCCTACCTCTGCGGCAATTCTTCTTGAGCCTCAGAAACCTGTGTCTGTTGAGCTAGCATGGCACTGGCAGCGAGCTTGGCAGCATCACCTGCTGCAGGATCCTAGCGGCCTTGAAGCCGTCTGGATATTACAGCACAAGGCTTGCTATACCCTTGGTCGCGGAGCTACAGAAGACCATCTACTATTTTCACCGGCGCAGGCTCCGCTGCCACTACACCGAATCGATCGAGGTGGTGAGGTAACACATCATCTGCCGGGTCAACTGGTAGTTTATCCTGTGCTCGATTTGAAACGACGCCAGAATGATCTACACTGGTACATGCGTCAGCTTGAGCAAGTAGTTCTAGATGTGCTTGCAGGTCTAGATTTAACTGGTGAGCGTCTAGAAGGTCTTACCGGTGTCTGGCTAGAGAAACGTAAGGTTGCAGCTATCGGGGTTGGTTGCCGCCGTTGGATTACTCAACATGGTCTAGCTTTAAATGTGACCTGCTCACTAGAAGGGTTTGACGCCATTGTGCCTTGTGGCCTTGCCGGGCGCACAGTTGGCTCTCTCAACCAGTGGCTTCCTAATCTGCGTGAAGTAGATGTCCAACCACTACTGCGGTGCGCACTAGCACACCGACTCAGCTTAAATTGGCTTGAGCCAGCGATGGCTAATCTAGCGAGACCAATGATCTGATAAGTAGCTGCAGTAAAGTGCAGATATAACAAAGGTCTATATGTGAAAGTGCTTCCAGTTAAAGATAAAAGGGTACAATAGGTCAATACTCTGAATTTAGGCATAGGTAGTAATATATCCCACATTCTGGTCAACTATTGCTTGCCGGCTATTAAATAATACCGCGACGACGTGACTTGGCCTAGATCAAATAGTCAGCTTTTTTGGACTTGACCCTAAGCCATATATGGAATTAACCTAGTCCTGGTTTTGGCCACAACGTTGCTTGGTTAGGCGTATACAGTCGGTTAATAGTCTGATGAAAGTTGCTGCTCTAGGTTAATACTAGTTTAGCGACTGTGAAGCTTAAACATTATCTAGGAGAGTTCTGATAATGATTGTAGCTTTAAACATTATATGCAGGCGTGTAAGCTATTGCTATTATTGTGTCAGAGTCTAACGCTCAGCTAGCAGTCAATTTTAGTAGGTATTACTGATAGTTCTTTTAAGATCCTTGACAGTACTTGTACATACATAGGTCAGCACTAGCCTGGCTCTCTTAGTGCTTAAGTGAGGCCTAGACTAAGCAATCACCTAAGGACCCTGCGGAGTGCAGATTTTGTAGCAGCATGTGACTATATACAGTCTACTACTTGTAGATCACAGCTGCGAGCAGGGAATTTGCTGTGATTGACGGCTGCAGCAGCGACTGAGACGCTGCGTATCCCTCAGCAAGCACCATGTCTGAAGTTACCACACTCACGATCAAGCGTTCGATCACGGTGAGGGCTGTGGTGACGCCCGCTTGGAAAGAAGAAGCTGAGCGTGAACTCAGCAGCGGCATAGCTGGCTTGGACCAGCAACTGGCACAACTGGTACAGGAGGGGCAGCAAGTTGTCGATGAGGTAAGGCGTCAAAGCATCAATCCTCTTGACCCACGAGTTCAGGAACAAGTTGCTCAAGTCCAGCAGCAGGTTGCGGTTAAACAGGCCGAACTTGAGGAGCAAAAGCGAGGACTGCTGCAACAGCAGGCCCAAGTGCACGATCTTGAGATAGAGCAGATTGTTGAGCAAGGCCAGATCGAGAGTCTGTGCGATTTGACAGTTGGTGATAACCTTATCAACAAGATGCAAGTAGCGATCGTCGTGCGCAACGGCGTGGTCGAGTCGATTGAGCAGGGTTGACTTCTTAATACAGAGAGTTTTACCCCAAGCCTGGCTCGTTAATATCGTTCTTGCTCAGTTCTTAATCCGGAGAAGGCTTTGGCGACCCACGACATTTTTATGCCTGCCCTCAGCTCCACTATGACGGAGGGTAAAATTGTGGAATGGTTGAAAGGGCCTGGCGAGCACGTGGGTCGGGGCGAGACAGTGCTCGTTGTTGAGTCTGATAAAGCAGACATGGACGTTGAGTCCTTCCATGAAGGCTTTCTCGCGGCTGTGCTCATGCCCGCTGGCAGCACAGCGCCTGTAGGGGAAACAATTGGCTTGATCGTAGAGACTGAGGCAGAGATTGCTGCAGTGCAATCCAAAGCCCCAAGCTCTGGCACGGTAAATACTTTGCCAGCAGCTCCAGCAGCTCCAGCAGCCAGTTCTGTGCCTATTGACACTTCTCAGGAAGTCACTCCACCAGCAAAAACGCTTGGATCGCAGACAACTACACCAACCACCACTAGGTCTAATAACAGCCGCATTACAGCTACACCGCGAGCTAGAAAACTAGCTATTCAGATGGGCGTGGACCTAACAACCATGCGCGGCAGTGGCCCCCATGGTCGTATCCAAGCTGAAGATGTGCAAAAAGCTACTGGCCAGCCAGTTAGTGTCCCACGCATTGCCGAAGGTACGGCTCCAGCTTCTACAGGCAACGGAACCATAACTACAGCGACAGCGACTACTTCTGCTCCTACAGGTAACAGTTTCGGGAGCCCAGGTGAAACTGTTGCTTTCAACAGCCTTCAGCAAGCAGTAAACCGCAATATGGAAGCAAGCCTGCTAGTGCCTTGTTTCCGAGTTGGCTACACGATTACCACAGATAAGTTGGATGCCTTTTATAAGCAGGTGAAATCGAAGGGAGTGACAATGACGGCTTTGCTCGTTAAGGCTGTAGCTTCTACACTGACCCGTCATGTACAAGTAAACGCTGCGACAGCAGTACAAGGCATGGCATATCCATCTGACATAAATGTAGCTGTAGCTGTAGCCATGGCTGATGGTGGTCTTATCACACCAGTGTTACGTAATGCTGATCGTACTGATCTATATGAGATGTCACGCCAGTGGCGCGACCTAGTGAAGCGCTCACGCAACAAGCAACTACAACCAGAAGAATATAGTACCGGTACCTTTACTCTCTCTAACCTAGGAATGTTCGGTGTTGACCGGTTTGATGCTATTTTGCCGCCCGGCACTGGTGCAATTCTTGCAGTTGCTGCTTCCCGGCCTGTTGCAGTTGCCGGGAAAGATGGCTCAATTGCAGTGAGGAGCCAGATGCAGGTGAATCTCACTGCTGACCACCGTGTTATTTATGGTGCTGATGGTGCTGCTTTCCTCAAGGATTTAGCAGAGTTAATTGAGACACAACCTGAAAAGCTAGCGGTGATGTAGACCAAAGAATTAAGGAACTGAAGTATTACCGAGAATTATAAGATAACACTATCATAAGCGGCAATATAGCTGCAGTTGATTTTTATGTAGATCACTTAAACCTTCGCGAGCATCAACTACTCAATATTTATATTTAAGAACACCTGCCTAAAATTAGTTATCAACTGCACATACTTTAGCCAGACACTAGTGTTACTAGCCTAGCCTAAGTTTAAGTCATTGCCTCTGTCTTGGAAAAGCTTGAGTTGTCACAAGTCAGCAAAGCATAAAATATTGAAGCAGTAGGTGCAAGTGAAACCTACAATAGTTTTTCGAGCCCAGGAAGATTGTTAGATTAGGATTTAGCTAAAGTCTATGATCTCTGTTCAGCTTACTTCAACTTTGGAGACGCAGCTCCTATTATTTAACCTACTAGATAGAAAATTTCCTACCGTGCTGCGCTAACCTCATAGCGTAGGCGGCTGAACATTTTGACTGACCCCCGCGACCTTCTTCTCAGCTCCTATGACTATGATCTGCCACCAGAACAGATTGCACAGGCCCCAGTAAATCCCCGGCACGATGCCAAGCTTTTGACTGTGCCTGCTTTTGGTAGCAATCTGCAGTCAGGCCTAGCTCGTGTTTGGGACTGGCCTCAGTGGCTACATCCTAATGATTTAGTAGTGCTTAACAATACTCGGGTTCTCAAAGCACGATTGCATGTGCGCCACAGTAGCGGCAGCTCGGTAGAGCTATTAGTGTTAGAGCCCCGTGGTGAAGGGCGTTGGCTGTGTCTAGGTCGGCCGGCTAAAAAGCTACGACCGGGAGACAAACTCTGGCTAGAAGCAATAGGTCAGCCACCACTGTTGGTTGATGTGCTTTGGATCGATGTCACCAAGGGTGGCCGGGTAATACAGTTTCCGACTAATTATCACGATACCGCTTCCATAGAGGAGCTGCTAGACCGTTATGGTGAGATGCCTCTGCCACCCTATATTCAGCAAAGCGGTTTCAGTACCGCAGGAGATTATCAGACCTGCTATGCTAGTCGCCCAGGAGCAGTAGCAGCACCTACCGCTGGTTTGCACCTTAGCAATGAACTGCTTGCAACTCTCAACCGTCGTGGAATAGAAATAGCCTACGTTACTCTGCACGTGGGCTTGGGTACCTTTCGGCCCTTGGAAAGTGAGGACCTCAGAGAGCTGCGACTACATAGTGAGTGGGTAGAAGTGGACGCTAATGTGGTGGACGCAGTAAATGCTTGCCACGCTAGAGGTGGACGAGTGATAGCAGTTGGCACCACTAGTGTGCGTGCCCTTGAGGGAGCAGCTGCTATCAGCGGCCAATTGCGACCATTGCGAGGTCCAGTAGACTTAGTAATTAAGCCTGGCTACCGCTTTTCTGTAATACAGGGCTTGCTAACAAATTTCCATTTGCCAAGAAGTTCGCTGTTGTTACTGGTCAGTGCCCTGATCAGTCGTGAACGTCTGTTAGATCTCTATTGCCAGGCGGTTAGGTACGGGCTACGTTTTTACTCTTATGGCGATGCTATGTGGGTCCTGCCCGAAGCTGTACTACCATCAGCACGACCTCGGGCAGGACTAATAGGTTAATTCATATAGCCAGCGGTTGTTCGATAATACCGGTTGGTACATCAGTAAACATTACCGAGGAGAGGTAGCGTTCTGCAAGGTCAGGCAGAACGACAACTATAGTCTTACCGGCAAATTCATCTTGCTTTGCCAAGCGGACAGCAGCGGCAGCGGCAGCGCCGCAAGAAATACCTACTAGCAAACCTTCTTCCTGTGCTAACTGCAAGGCCATGGTAACTGACTCATCATTAGTTACTTGCTCGACACGGTCGATAATAGAGAGATCAAGGTTTCTAGGGATGAAGCCAGCGCCGATACCTTGAATCTTGTGGGGACCAGGCTGGATCTCTTCGCCATTTAAGGTCTGAGTAATTACTGGGCTACTGCTAGGTTCTACCGCTACAGAAGTGATGGACTTTTTTTTCTCTCGCTTGATGTAGTTAGAAACACCAGTGATGGTGCCACCTGTACCAACACCAGCTACTAAAACATCAATGGCACCATCACAATCATTCCAGATTTCCGGGCCAGTGGTTTTGAAGTGGATCTCAGGATTAGCAGGGTTGTCGAATTGACTAGGCATAAAGTATCTAGCTGGATCTTTCTCAGCAATCTCTTTTGCCTTGTTGATGGCACCTGACATACCCCTAACAGCTTCAGTTAAAATAATCTCGGCACCTAAAACAGCCATAACCCTACGTCGCTCTATAGACATTGACTCAGGCATAGTAAGGACCAACCTGTAGCCGCGGGCAGCAGCTGTGAAAGCCAAAGCAATTCCTGTGTTGCCCGAGGTAGGCTCGATGATTACCTTATCTCGGTTAAGTTTACCTTGGTTCTCGGCATCCCAAATCATATTGGCACCGACGCGGCACTTAACGCTGTAAGCCGGATTACGGCCTTCAATTTTGGCGAGTACGCTAGCTTTGCAGCCTCTAGTGACATGATTCAGTCTTACTAGAGGTGTATTACCAATTGCTTGACTATTGTCACTGTAGATGCACGCCATAACAATTTGTGGTGGATTCTGTTTCTTGGTTGACTCTAAGTTCTCTGTCCTAATCCTAACTTTAGTCGCTCCCATAGATCTTCAGGGTCTTCCAAGCCCACTGAGAGGCGTAATAAGTTGCTAGGTACCCCACAACGCTCTGCCCAGTCAAGCTCACCATAGTGAGCTAGCAATACGTAAGGGCAAAGCAAGCTGAAGTTAGTACCAAGACTGGGGCCCTTGTTAAGCGGCAAGCAATCGTAGACATGAGTTGCTGCCACCATTCCTCCATGCAGCTCAAAGGAAAGCAAACAACCATACCCAGCACCCGGGCGCATAAGACTACGGAAACCGGGGCTAGTAGAAGGGTGATGCACCAGGGTGACGGCAGGATGTTGCTGCAAACGCTGGGCCAGTATCTTGCAGGAATGGTTCTGTCGCTTAACGCGGTCTCGCCAGTCTCGACTAGCACGCTCCAGCACTATGGCATCTGCATGAGCAAGAGGCACAACAGGTACATCTGACAAGTTGGCTTGTAACTCTTCTTTCCATGGACTATGAGGACTCAGTAGCAGGGAGCCTGCCATAACATCCCCACATCCGGCAAAACTCTTGGTAAGAGAGGTAAACACCAAATCTACCAGAGGTAGTGGATCAATGTTGATTGCCGAGCCGATAGTGTCATCAGCAATAACAGGGATGCCTCGGGCTCGTGATAGCTCACTGACCTGCGCTAAATTTACACACTGCAGAAGCGGATTACTGGGTAACTCAACGATCACCGCAG
Coding sequences within:
- a CDS encoding 2-oxo acid dehydrogenase subunit E2; protein product: MTEGKIVEWLKGPGEHVGRGETVLVVESDKADMDVESFHEGFLAAVLMPAGSTAPVGETIGLIVETEAEIAAVQSKAPSSGTVNTLPAAPAAPAASSVPIDTSQEVTPPAKTLGSQTTTPTTTRSNNSRITATPRARKLAIQMGVDLTTMRGSGPHGRIQAEDVQKATGQPVSVPRIAEGTAPASTGNGTITTATATTSAPTGNSFGSPGETVAFNSLQQAVNRNMEASLLVPCFRVGYTITTDKLDAFYKQVKSKGVTMTALLVKAVASTLTRHVQVNAATAVQGMAYPSDINVAVAVAMADGGLITPVLRNADRTDLYEMSRQWRDLVKRSRNKQLQPEEYSTGTFTLSNLGMFGVDRFDAILPPGTGAILAVAASRPVAVAGKDGSIAVRSQMQVNLTADHRVIYGADGAAFLKDLAELIETQPEKLAVM
- a CDS encoding tRNA preQ1(34) S-adenosylmethionine ribosyltransferase-isomerase QueA — encoded protein: MTDPRDLLLSSYDYDLPPEQIAQAPVNPRHDAKLLTVPAFGSNLQSGLARVWDWPQWLHPNDLVVLNNTRVLKARLHVRHSSGSSVELLVLEPRGEGRWLCLGRPAKKLRPGDKLWLEAIGQPPLLVDVLWIDVTKGGRVIQFPTNYHDTASIEELLDRYGEMPLPPYIQQSGFSTAGDYQTCYASRPGAVAAPTAGLHLSNELLATLNRRGIEIAYVTLHVGLGTFRPLESEDLRELRLHSEWVEVDANVVDAVNACHARGGRVIAVGTTSVRALEGAAAISGQLRPLRGPVDLVIKPGYRFSVIQGLLTNFHLPRSSLLLLVSALISRERLLDLYCQAVRYGLRFYSYGDAMWVLPEAVLPSARPRAGLIG
- a CDS encoding cysteine synthase A, producing MGATKVRIRTENLESTKKQNPPQIVMACIYSDNSQAIGNTPLVRLNHVTRGCKASVLAKIEGRNPAYSVKCRVGANMIWDAENQGKLNRDKVIIEPTSGNTGIALAFTAAARGYRLVLTMPESMSIERRRVMAVLGAEIILTEAVRGMSGAINKAKEIAEKDPARYFMPSQFDNPANPEIHFKTTGPEIWNDCDGAIDVLVAGVGTGGTITGVSNYIKREKKKSITSVAVEPSSSPVITQTLNGEEIQPGPHKIQGIGAGFIPRNLDLSIIDRVEQVTNDESVTMALQLAQEEGLLVGISCGAAAAAAVRLAKQDEFAGKTIVVVLPDLAERYLSSVMFTDVPTGIIEQPLAI